The Prochlorococcus marinus XMU1412 genome includes the window TGAAATTGTTACTCCAAATTGAGAAGCAATTAATGAAGATCTAAAGCGTTTTTGAATTTTTAAAATTGAAAATGCTCCTTTCTTTTTTTCTTCTATTAACCTTAAAACTTTACTTGGCCTTATTAATAAAAAAGATAGTTCACTCGCTGCGAAAAAAGCTGGAAAAAATAAAAGAAATAAAAGTAGGGTTATTTTCATTCAATGACAAATGAATAATGGGGGTGGCGAGGATCGAACTCGCCTTAGCCAAATTATGAGTTTGGTGCATTCACCAGATTGCTACACCCCCAAGGGAATTTATGTAATTTTAATTACATTGAATTTCAATATACAATATAAAAATAATATTTCAAAAAACACCTCCTTAGGAAGTTTTTGTGAGATTTCTTTTTTTTCTTCTAATCTTTAAATATAAATTTAACTTTTACTAATGAGCAAATTTTCTAATAAGTATGATTTAAATAAAGAAAAATTGTTAAAACAGTTAATTGAAAAATCTTACAAGAAAGGAAATTTTACTTTATCTTCAGGAAAAAAAAGCAGTCATTATTTGAACTGTAAGCCAGTGTCATTAAATGGCGAAGGCTTAAACTTAATAAGTGATTTATTTTTGGAATTAAAGGACTCAAGGTCAAAAGCTGTAGCAGGATTGACATTAGGTGCAGACCCTTTAGTCAGCGGATTAATTGTCAAAGCAGCTTTGCATGGCATAGACCTTGATGGTTTAATAATTCGGAAAGAAATCAAAAATTATGGTACCAAAGCTGGAATAGAGGGTCCTACATTAGAAGAAAGAACTTTGGTAACTGTTTTAGAGGATGTCGTTACAACTGCTGGTTCAGTGATAAAAGCTATAAAAAAGTTACGCGAAAATAATTATGTTGTTGAAGAAGTTTTGTCTATAGTAGATAGGCAAGAAGGGGGATTAGAAGCCCTTGAAGATGAAAATGTTAAATTAAAGAGTCTTTTTACAATAAAAGACTTTTTATAGTTATTTTAAAATGCAAGATATAAAAAAAAAGTTTTGGCTTGAAAAATTTGATTGTTTTTCTATTACTGGAAAAGATGCCAGAAAATTTTTGAATGGCATAACAACTGGTAATATTCTTGATTCAGAAAATAAAGTTATCAAAACTTGTTGGTTAACTCCAAATGGAGTTCTAAGGTCATTAATCGAAATTAATTTTTTTGAAAGAAACTTAGAAGTAATTATCTTGGCGGGTAACACTAATGAAATAATTGATTACTTTAATCAAATTATTTTTCCAGCGGACGATGTAGTTCTAAGTGAACCTTTCTTGATAAATAGAATTCAGGAAATTGATGAATCTAGTTCATGGAGAACCTTCCAGCCTATTTTCTTCAAAACAGAAGATAAAGAATTTGAAATATATAAAAATAAAATAAATTTACTAAATCCCAATGATTTAAAACTTTGGAAGATTAATCAGGCAATACCCTCATTAGAAATGGAAATAAACGGAAGAAATAATCCTCTTGAGCTTGGATTAAAAGATCTTATAGATTTTAATAAAGGTTGTTATTTAGGACAAGAAACAATGTCAAAAATAAAAAACGTATCTTCTTTAAAACAGGAAATAAGAATTTGGCAATCATTTGAATCTAATTTGAATTTAGACGTTGAAGATAAAAATTTATATATAAATTCTGCCAAGGATATTTCTGCAGGCAAAATCACTAGTTTTTTTAAATCGGATTCTCAAATAAAAGGTTTAGCAATGATAAAAAGGAAATATTTAGAGGAAGGAAGTTATTTTTTTTCAGAAATTTTTGGAAAAATTATTATTAATAAATCTGTAGGATCAATTTTTCTTTAATTGATTTTTGATTAAATATTCCGCAATTTTTAGAGTAGCCAAACAATCATCTTTGTTATATTGGATAATTTTTTTTAAAAATATTTCGTTTCCCGTAATTTGATATTGAATCCACCAATAAAGGGCTTTCGAACCACTTACATTTTTCTGCATCCATTCAAATCCAAGCCAATTAGAAACAGTTTTTAAGCCATAGTTTTTTAGTGGTAATATCCAAGACTTTCGTATTAAGGTATGTAAGTCTATAAATCTTGAGGCAAGTGAATCAATTTCTTCAAAACTAAAATTTAGGTTTTTAGCAACATTAATTATTGCTATCTTTTCAGTCTCTCCGTAATGTAAAACTGG containing:
- the pyrE gene encoding orotate phosphoribosyltransferase gives rise to the protein MSKFSNKYDLNKEKLLKQLIEKSYKKGNFTLSSGKKSSHYLNCKPVSLNGEGLNLISDLFLELKDSRSKAVAGLTLGADPLVSGLIVKAALHGIDLDGLIIRKEIKNYGTKAGIEGPTLEERTLVTVLEDVVTTAGSVIKAIKKLRENNYVVEEVLSIVDRQEGGLEALEDENVKLKSLFTIKDFL
- a CDS encoding folate-binding protein YgfZ → MQDIKKKFWLEKFDCFSITGKDARKFLNGITTGNILDSENKVIKTCWLTPNGVLRSLIEINFFERNLEVIILAGNTNEIIDYFNQIIFPADDVVLSEPFLINRIQEIDESSSWRTFQPIFFKTEDKEFEIYKNKINLLNPNDLKLWKINQAIPSLEMEINGRNNPLELGLKDLIDFNKGCYLGQETMSKIKNVSSLKQEIRIWQSFESNLNLDVEDKNLYINSAKDISAGKITSFFKSDSQIKGLAMIKRKYLEEGSYFFSEIFGKIIINKSVGSIFL